In Lolium rigidum isolate FL_2022 chromosome 3, APGP_CSIRO_Lrig_0.1, whole genome shotgun sequence, the genomic window TAGGTACTTTTGTACTGCAAAACTGATCAACTTAGCAGGGCACTGAATGCCATCTCTCGTATTTGGAAGCATCGGTCCCATCAGCTGGTAGACCTGTGTTTACCTCACTATCTAGAGTCTAAATTGTCTGCCATGTGCAACAATACTTCTGTCGAATGCCCAAATTGTCTTACCATATGATGATTATTACTGATGCTTGCTTGTTCGTCATGTAGGCGATCGGCACAGAGGCCAGGGCGTTGTACAACCTCGGCCAGGCAGAGGGACTCACCATCTGGTCTCCCAACGTGAACATCTATCGCGATCCCCGGTGGGGCCGTGGACAAGAGACCCCCGGTGAGGATCCCACCACGGCCAGTAAGTATGCGGTGGCTTTCGTCAAAGGCTTGCAGGGCACCTCGGCGACGACTCTGCAGACTTCAGCGTGCTGCAAGCATGCATCGGCGTACGATCTAGAGAACTGGAACGGCGTTGTACGGTACAACTTCAATGCAAAGGTGAGTGTATTGAAACAGCCGTTGTAGAAAGAAAAGAAGGATCAATGATCTAATCGATCGTGCCTGACTTTCGATCGGCATTTGGTCAGGTAACACCCCAGGACATGGAGGATACGTTCAACCCTCCGTTCAAGAGCTGTGTGGTGGAAGGGAAGGCGACGTGCGTCATGTGCGCTTACACCACCATCAACGGCGTCCCTGCCTGCGCCAACTCTGACCTCATCACTAAAACCTTCAAGGGAGAATGGGGATTAAATGGGTAGGAAGGATATAGTCATATAGATAGTGCTACATAGAATTTAATTGAGCTtcaagttggtttatcattgagttGGGCCTTCACTTATGCAGGTACGTCTCTTCTGATTGTGATGCGGTTGCACTAATGCGTGATGCCCAACGTTATAGCCCCACGCCAGAGGATACTGTCGCTGCTGCGCTCAAGGCTGGTACGTATCCTTCACTGCCTGTTCATTTTTTGAGACTAGGATTGTAATAAGTGATAGCACGAAAACCTGTTCATTGATTGACTTTCATAAACTACTACCTTTCATAGGGCTTGCACGTATCTCTAGGTTCTGAATTTGGCCAACTAAAAACCTTACTTATTACATTGATAACATGGATATTGCATTTCAAGCAACACATTACTTACTGCAAAATGCATTAGATCGAGCATGTACAATGGTCTAGAGTCTAGACAACTACCATCTGTACCACATCTTCACGTCAGATGCAGACTCTAATGTAGACGTTTGTACACCAAGGCTCTCTGTTTAGGTGTCTGAACAAGAAACTGTCAATTGCATGAACAAGAAATTGCACCAAACAAATTTGCAATCAAAAAATGATATAAAACATGGCACATCGGTATGATACTATGATCCATCCTGCCACTGCTGCCATCCATACATCACGAACGCGACTCTGTCCTGCAGTAGAAGGTGCTGGTCTGTGCTGGCCTTGCCATGGCTGGCGGCGACGCAGCACTGATGTGCACATGGCCGTTGTCATAGCCCTTAAATTCGTGATCTGTGTGTTGTAGTTCCTGATCGGTCTCGATGCCTCCATGACATGGTGAAGGAGACcctgaggacgatgacgacgcagcggcTTGGCCTCGTTCAGATCCGACGACGGCAGAGAAATTGAAATAATTTCAGGATTACGTTCCTGCTGAGATCTATGGCGCTTTGACAGAAGAAACTGCAAATTACAAATAGCTACGAATACAACGGGGAAAAGACTGGCTATAGCTAGAGATTTTCCAGAGTACTGACCGTCTGAAGATGTACAAACGAGATTCTtctctcttctctttcaaccgctTCCACGTCAAACAAAATCAAAGGTTGCACTTGATACAGACGGCTGCGGTGGacgattgtacatgcccttagcaaGGACTACTCGCACTCCGTTCCAAAAACAAGCAAATTGAAGGCCTATTATATTTAGTCAAAAGTTAACATATTAATTTGACCAATTTTTTAGATGAAATGATGAACATCTACAATAccaaagaaatataaaagaatcCAACATAGAATATATTTATTTAGAGTATTTACTCAATATGTTGCATTTACATTTTTCTAAAACTCGTTAAACTTACAAAAtgttgatttttgattaaaatctACAAGCCTTTTTTTTTGGAATGGAAGTACTTGTAATTTTTAGCGCCCCAAAGATTTCTGTTAAGACTTGTGCTTATTGAGATGTAGTAAACAcgtacagtttttttttttttttttgcgaaatagtAAACACGTACAGTTTAGAACTACACAATATGCCAATTTGCTTGGATAAAAAGATACTAACGAAAATTGCAACTTAATTTCAGGGCTGGACTTGAACTGCGGGAACTACACGCAGGTGCACGGCATGGCCGCGCTCCAGCGGGGAAAGATGACGGAGCAGGACGTGGATAAGGCCCTCAAGAACCTCTTCGCTGTCAGGATGCGGCTCGGACACTTCGACGGTGACCCCAGGAATGACGCATTGTACGGGAGCCTTGGCGCCAAGGACGTGTGCTCTCGTGCACACAAGGACCTCGCCCTCGAGGCGGCGCAGAATGGCATCGTCTTGCTCAAGAACGACGCCAGCATCCTCCCCCTTGATCGGTTGGCGGTCGAATCCGTCGCCGTCATTGgtcccaacgccgacgatcctgcTGCGCTCAACGGCAACTACTTCGGCCCTCCGTGCGAAACCACGACGCCTCGCCAGGGATTGCAGCGGTACGTGAAGGACATCAGATTCCAAGCCGGGTGCAGCTCGGCGGCGTGCGACTTTGCGGCGACAGACCAGGCGGTCAGGATAGCGGGCTCGTCGGACTACGTGATCCTGTTCATGGGGCTGAGCCAGAAGCAGGAGCAGGAAGGGCTCGACAGGACAAGCCTTCTCCTCCCCGGGAAGCAGCAGAGCCTCATAACCGCCATCGCTAGAGCTGCGAAGCGGCCAGTGATACTGGTGATCCTGTCCGGCGGCCCGGTTGACGTAACATTCGCCAAATCAAACCCGAAGATCGGTGCAATCCTTTGGGCCGGCTACCCTGGTCAGGCCGGCGGGCTTGCTATCGCCAACGTCCTCTTCGGAGACCACAACCCCAGCGGCAGGCTGCCGGTGACCTGGTACCCTGAGGAGTTCACCAAGGTGCCCATGACGGACATGCGGATGCGCGCCGACCCGGCGACCGGCTACCCCGGCCGGAGCTACCGCTTCTACAAGGGCAAGACCGTCTACAAGTTCGGTTATGGCCTTAGCTACTCCCATTTCTCTCGCCGACTAGTAATCTCAGGAACCAGCAAACAAACACCAATCACGAATCTACTCTCCGGACTGACGGTGAAGCCAACTGCAAAAGGCGGCGCAAGCTACGATGTCGAGGAGCTTGGCGTTGACGGGTGCGAACAACTCAAGTTCCCAGCAATGGTCGAGGTGCAGAACCACGGCCCCCTAGACGGAAAGCACTCAGTGCTAATGTTCCTTCGGTGGCCCAACGTCACGGGTGGGCGTCCGGTGAGTCAGCTGGTTGGGTTCCGAAGCCAGCATCTCAAGGCCGGTGAGAAGGCCAGCCTGAGGTTTGATGTCAGCCCATGCGAGCACTTCAGTACGGCGGGAGAGGACGGCAGGAAGGTGATCGATACAGAGTCACATTTCCTTATGGTTGACAAGGATGAGAGCGAGATCAGTCTATAGGCGTAAATTGATATGATCTGCACGGGTTAAAGGTCCATGCAACGACAATACTTATGATTTGTTACACAATTTAAGCTTAACTTATGGTAATTCTTTATATTGCCTTAAAATTAGCATTGTTCATGCAATAAGAACGTTTATTATCATCTTTGTCACGCAAGCAGGCTTAACTTTGTTTCGAGTTCTGATGGAAAAGCTGGTGTAATCGCAGCCAGTGTGTTCCCTTATGCCCTACGCAGGCCCGGTCCTGAGGTTTTGGGGGCCCTGGGCAAAAAATTAGAAAATGTGGCCCCTTTAAACATCTATTATCTATGGATGCAAATTTACTACAAATCATGGTTAATTAGTTGAGTTCAATTAACTCTATTTTTTATGATTGAGGTGTTTCTCTTGACAGAACAATCCatggacaaaataaaattatgcgCATCATTTTCTTGAGGTACCTCAAATCCTTTTTTTTTCTCGAGCAAGGGGCATTGCTCTCAAAATCCTTCGGTGGATTGAATCTAGATCTAAGCATTTTTCTCCGGCATACTGCTCCACTGCaactatttgtataaatttgtttaTTAGTCTACACTAGTTTCTTTCATTCCACTCGATGTTCCTATTTTCCTTGTGTATCTTATAATTTGAATTTTCGGGAAAAGGGTCGCCATAAGAACTTCGTCCCAATCTCCTTGGCTATTCGAGAAGTTGACATCGCTGGTCTCAGTCTCAAGAATGATCATACCAAATTGCTTTTACTTTACAGCGAGCCAAGCTGGAGACAGCCGGGGGACATATTATAATTTTGGTATGATTAAACTGATGACATCAAATTAATTTATTATGATCAAGGTTGGATTTAGAAAAATATACATCACTACTAATTAAATATAGAACAAAAAAACTATCAAACTAAAGAAAGTTATAGAACAAGCAAGTGTCAATTAATAACAGGTCATAACATCAACCATTTAAAAAATGCATGAACCCACGCTATTTTTTTACATCTTTTTTGAGACTTTTTTTACATCTGCAAACACGCTAATACATCAATTGGTCGCTAATTCCATCTTGGAAAATAAAACGGGAATTCCAGCCTTATAGGACAAGTACGCTCCCTGCCCCATCCTCCGGTGTGCCGACCATTACTTAACCATCAAACGCAAACAGAAGAAAGCCACCCAGTTCACTATAGGAAAAGACACCCATAAGAAAGAAGGCCCAAGCATCGTGATCCTGTGTTTAGCATTTCTTCTTCGTGGTGAACCTGAAAAACTTCCAGCAGTTTGATAATGGCGCCTTTggagattcctccgctgctcgcaCATACCTAGACTGGGCCCCCTCAGTTTCGGGGGCCCGGGCGGCCACCCTCCCCCCGTCAGGGCCGGCCCTGCTCCTACGGCTTCTTCTCTTTCCTCCAAAATTATTCTACCATGTCCTCCATTTTACCATGCGCACCGCCGTTTTACCATTACAAAAGACCGAGCCCGACTGGACAAAAAAAAACGTATCGACTTCAGCATGACTATCATCATGTGACGCAAAAAGTAGGCATACAACACTATAAATTAAGGAGCTCACCCTTGTAGTAATACTCTTGTCCAAACATGCTTAACTTCGAAGTTCTAATGGGATCTGGTGCTTTAGTGCAGGTATAATTGTATCCTACATGTTCGGCACTCCCTTTTCCTTTTCCCTCCCGCTCATTCTCTTGCAAACACACCGATTTTACCATGTCCATCTCATTTGCCATGCATACCCACGGTTTAGCATTACCAAAAGCAGGGTAGGAGTGGTCGCAACAAAAATTATCGCCACAACTTCATCATGATTATCGCCACGTGACACGTAAAGGAGATGCAACACTAGCTAGGAGTTCCcaagaggtcacccatcctattaATACTCTCGCCCAAGGACGCTTAACTTCAGATTCGGATGGGATTTGGTGCTTAGTGTTGGTATGATCACACCTGACATGTTCTGCAcgacattttcccttatgcttgcccctaccGCTCCTTTCCTCGCCTACACAACTATTTTACCATGCTCATCCCACTTTGCAATGCGCACCACTGTTTCTCCATTACTAAAAGCTGAGCACAAGTGGCCGTAAAAAATTTATCGTCCTGACTTCACCATGACCATCGCAACGTGACACAAAAAGAGGGATGCGACACAAGGACTTCCCAAGAGGTCACCAATCCAAGTACTACTcttgcccaagcacgcttaactttggaGTTATGATCAGATTCGATTCCTTAGTGCTAGTATGATcacatccgacatgttctgcacaCCTTTTTTCCCTTATGATTGCCCCTCTCGCTCCTTCTCTCACCTACACAACTTTTTTACCAAGCTCATCCCACTTCGCCATGCACACCGCCATTTTTTCATTACCAAAAACCGAGAACGAGTGCCACAAAATAAAATTATCGCCCTCACTTTGTTGGGAATATGACCTAGAGGCAATCATAGATGATGTATTTTCCAATGTATCCATAAAGTAAGGATGTCCCTGTACGTGATTCGGTTGTGGAACTATATATCCATGTTGTTCATATTGAATTATCTTTAGTCATTAAGGTTGTGTTGGACACAAGACTTACACTAATGTGCAAGTCGGTTGATGAATCAGTTTCACTTGTCatggtgatgcatgtaaaatgcatacatgaactttctcctttatcatattgaattcccatatatttacatatatgatgataatatcatgttttacactaatttatggggatttaccaataataccctttatttggtttataactctgcagaacagaaaATCCCTGTTCCgcatatttttcactttcagagacctatacggagtcaaattaacctgggatttttggagcgtcacttttcCATCGGGAGAATCAAACTCGAGCTTTGAATCAGacctggatgggcctgaggcccaaaagaagaCAGGTGGCGCGCGCCCAAAcatggtgggcgcgccaccccccctctttcagccgtcgatcgtccaattgaccttaTTCTTTTGCCCACCaatgtattttgacctaaaaatcactatatatatggccccgaagagttcttgGTAGGAGAGTGTCGCATAAGACTGAAACATGAAAACAGAGGCTGCAGCAGCGAAGATTGGAGCGGGAAACTCCACAAGGATCACCACCAGAGGGATCTCCaacttctccaacatcttcatcatcatcaccatgatcaatggggagtagttcacctctggactacgggtttgtggcagtaggttgatgtatttctctcatgttcttcatagttcttagtgctatatgatctgccctacatgattatggccatatttgtaatacctatgtggtggatccttattatatgatattgtgctatgagatctgatcgtattgtgtgcaagatgtattgatacATGTATATTATgtattgtagggattcgtagcatagaaaacaaaaaaattcctaccgcaagaacgaataacaagccaagatctaatctagtagatggtagcaatgaagtgaagatcaacataccctcaaagatcgctaagcgttaaggagataaatctcgtggttgatgtagtcgatcacttgccgcttgcaaaaacgcgtagaagatcttgacggtgccacagtcgagcagcacctccgtactcggtcacacattcggtgttaATGACGACGTACTTCTCCCCATTCTAGCGGGCAGCAGACGtattagatcctcctcggaatgccGAACAGCACGatgacgtggtggcggtggtggtggagatctccggcagggcttcgcctaagccccgCGGGAGAAacgggaggaggggcggctagggtttggggagagggggtacttggggcgccggccttgggtgcccttgggtggtgcggctcaagtggtggccggccccctccctctctccctcattatataggtggaaccccaagggttagcccaaagattcgaataagagtccaactcaaaagcttaccaaagggtgaaacctagggggagtgggactcctccctttccttccctcatggccggccatggtggtggagtccaccatggactccaccttccctttAGGGGTGGCCGGCTagagttggtggagtccaaccgggactccaccttccatggtatttcttccagaaggttctagaacattctagcaccttccataaatgcaccggatcatttccaaacttggaaagtgacttcctatatatgaatcttattctccggaccattccggaactcctcgtgatgttctggatcccatccgagactccgaacaacattcaaactccattccatattccatatctacttaaaacgacatcaaaccttaagtatgtcaccctacggttcgagaactatgtggacatgatcgagactcctctccgatcaataactaatagctggacctggagatccataatagctcccacatatgcaatgatgactttgtgatcgaaagaaccattcacataaaataacaataccatttatctcgcgatattttacttatccgaagttttgatcgtcggtatcgccatacctagttcaacctcgttactgataagtactctttactcgtaccgtgatatgatatcccttgtgaaccagtcacatgcttgcaagctaatcagatatcattccaccgagagggcccagagtatatctatctgtcattaggatggataaatcccactattgatacaagtgcctcaaccctatactttccgaacacttaatgccacctttataacaacccatttacgcagtagtgtttggtgtcatcaaagcatccatccgatgtaggtgattaacaagatctcatggtcgaaggattaagttactatgcaaattatagcttgaagcataaagaactaaatgacttgatcatatgctacgcttactacgggtgtatgtccatcacatcattcacctaatgatatgaccgtgttattaataacatccaatgttcatgatcatgaaactatgatcatctattaatcaacaagctagtttaacaagaggcttactagggactcttttatgtttacataacacacatgtattaatgtttcttgtcaatacaattatagcatgagatgcaaactattatcataaacacaaagatataataataaccactttattattgcctcttgggcatatctccaatagtctcccacttgcagtAGAGTCAaaaatctagattacatagtaatgtacctaacactcatggcattctggtgtaggtcatgtttcgttctagggagagctttagtcaacggatctgccacattcagatcagtgtgtactttgcaaatctttaagtcaccatcttcgatgtactctcgAATAGAATGAAAATGTAGctttatatgcttcagcttcttgtgtgaccttggctcatgtgcattggctatggcacccatgttgtcacaatagatggtcatcgggtccaacgcactaggaaccacaccaagctcagtaatgaaacacttcatccatatcgcctctgatgaagcctccgaagaagctatgtattccgattcagttgaagattttGCCACAACGCTTTGCTTAGCACTCCTCCAGCTTACAACTGTACCATTCAAAATAAATACGTATCCggattgagacttagagtcatccggatcagtgttccaactagcatcgaTATAACTGGTTACAGCAAGCTCTtgttcacctccataacaaagaaacatatccttagttattttcaagtacttcaggatattcttgaccgttgtccagtgttccattcctggatcactttgatatctgctggtcaaactaacagcatgtgcaatATCTGGTCttttacacagcatggcatacatgatagagcctatggccgaggcataggggatcttgttcatcctttctCTCTCTTCTGTCGTAGCTGgactttgagttttactcaaggtcttacctggtaacatgggcaagaaccctttcttgctttcatccattctaaacttctttagaatcttatctAGGTATGTACTctatgaaagccctattaggcatcttgatctatctctataaatcttgattccTAAAATATACGCTGCTtctccaaggtccttcattgaaaaacacttattcaaataacattTACACTACTCAGAAGTTCTACATCatttccaatcaataatatgtcatctacatataatatcaggaatgctatagagctcccactcactttattGTAAATACAAGCCTCTCCATGGGTTTGTATAAattcaaagtctttgatcaccttatcaaagcgtcggttccaactccgggatgcttgcttcagtccatagattgaacgctgaagtttgcataccttgtcagaatTTTtatgatcgacaaaacctttgggatgtaccatatacaactcttactcaatgtcaccattaaggaacgccgtttggaCATCCATCTGCAaaatttcataatcgaaaaatgcagctattgctaacaatatcctcacagactttagcttcgctacaggtgagaaagtctcatcgtagtcaactccttgaatttgtcggaaccctttcgcgacaagtcgagctttatagacagtaatattaccatcagcatttgtttttcttttgaagatccatttattctcgacagccttgcgactATCAGGTAAGTCTGCCAAAGTACATACTtgattatcatacatggatcccatttcggatttcatggcctcttgccatttgttggaatctgggctcatcattactTCCTCATACTTCGTAGGGTctacatcattgttgtccacaatcatgaaatttagacaaggatcataccaatcaggagtggtgtgAACCCTCGTcgacctgcgaggttcagtagtaacttcattcaaagtttcatgattattatcattagcttcctcactaatcggtgtaggcggcacaagaACACCTTCcggtgttgcgctactctgattttcaagagaaggttcagtaacctcgtcgatttctacttttcttccagtgacttctttcgagagaaactccttttcaagaaaggatccgttcttggcaacaaagattttaccTTCGGATATGTGATAGAAaatatacccaattgtttctttagggtatcctatgaagaagcatttctccgctttgggttctagcttctcaggttgtaacttctttacataaacttcgcagccccaaactttaaggaacaacAACTTAGGTTTGTTTCCAAAgcacaattcatacggtgtcgtttcaacggatttagatggtgccctatttaaagtgaatgcagctgtctctaacggataactccaaaaagataacggtaaatttgtaagagacatcatagattgAACCATATCCAATAAAGTTTGATTACGACGTACATACACACCattgcgttgtggtgttcccggcggtgtcaactgtaaaagtattccgcatttctttaaatgcatgccaaactcataactcagatattcacctccacgatcagaacgtagaaatttaatcttctagttacattgattttctacttcacattgaaattccttaaacttcttgaaagtttcggatttatgtttcatcaagtagatatacccatatctactcaaatcatctgtgaaagtaagaacataacgataaccaccgcgcgatgctacactcattggtccacatacatcagtatgtatgatttccaataagtctgtagctcgctccacaataccagagaatggagtcttagtcatttttcccattagacatgcttcgcatttatcaagtgattcaaaatcaagtgattcaagtagtccattagaatggagtttcttcatgcgtttcactccaatatgaccaagacgacagtgccacatatatgtagaattatcattcaatttctttcgtttagcatcaatgttatgtatatgtgtatcactactatcgagatttaacagaaataaaccattcatctcaggtgcatgaccataaaagatattattcatataaattgaacaaccattattctcagacttgaatgaataaccgctttgcaataaacaagatccagatataatgttcatgcttaacgcaagcactaaataacaattatttagatttaaaactaatcccgatggtagatgtagagggagcatgcggacggcgatcacatcgaccttggatccatttccaacgcgcattgtcacctcgtccctcgctaatCTTCGTTTATTCTGtagctcctgtttcgagttacaaatatgagcaaccgaaccagtatcaaatacccaggcactactacgattactagtaagatagacatcaataacatgtatatcatatatacctttcttttttatgttgccgctcttcagatctgccaggtactttgagcagttccgcttccagtgtccctcttgtttgcagtaatagcacacagtatcaggtttagggccagtcttgggtttcttaggaggcgcgtcagctttcttgccgcccttcttgaatttacccttttccttagacttgccctgcttcttgaacttggtggtcttattgaccatcaacacttggtgctctttctttatctccacttcagcagttttcagcattgagaagagttcaggtaacgtcttgttcatgcact contains:
- the LOC124703669 gene encoding probable beta-D-xylosidase 7, producing MGAFSSHNVGIGMAIAIMLLTIPSLLPKAVAGNPPFSCGPGATTKGYAFCDSRLPPEQRAADLVARLTLAEKVSQLGDEAAGVPRLGVPPYKWWSEGLHGVSFWGHGMHFDGVVSRITSFPQVLLTAASFDDDLWYRIGQAIGTEARALYNLGQAEGLTIWSPNVNIYRDPRWGRGQETPGEDPTTASKYAVAFVKGLQGTSATTLQTSACCKHASAYDLENWNGVVRYNFNAKVTPQDMEDTFNPPFKSCVVEGKATCVMCAYTTINGVPACANSDLITKTFKGEWGLNGYVSSDCDAVALMRDAQRYSPTPEDTVAAALKAGLDLNCGNYTQVHGMAALQRGKMTEQDVDKALKNLFAVRMRLGHFDGDPRNDALYGSLGAKDVCSRAHKDLALEAAQNGIVLLKNDASILPLDRLAVESVAVIGPNADDPAALNGNYFGPPCETTTPRQGLQRYVKDIRFQAGCSSAACDFAATDQAVRIAGSSDYVILFMGLSQKQEQEGLDRTSLLLPGKQQSLITAIARAAKRPVILVILSGGPVDVTFAKSNPKIGAILWAGYPGQAGGLAIANVLFGDHNPSGRLPVTWYPEEFTKVPMTDMRMRADPATGYPGRSYRFYKGKTVYKFGYGLSYSHFSRRLVISGTSKQTPITNLLSGLTVKPTAKGGASYDVEELGVDGCEQLKFPAMVEVQNHGPLDGKHSVLMFLRWPNVTGGRPVSQLVGFRSQHLKAGEKASLRFDVSPCEHFSTAGEDGRKVIDTESHFLMVDKDESEISL